The following DNA comes from Ricinus communis isolate WT05 ecotype wild-type chromosome 10, ASM1957865v1, whole genome shotgun sequence.
TGgttgattcttttatttttctgcttCTTCAGGTCTGTTGCAGATGCAGCAGAGAAAGATCTTGTCACCTTGGGATTCCAGGTTAATTAGATTATGGCTGAGACTTCATTTTTGACAATTCATTATTATAATCTTCCCTTGACAGCTTGGCTATTGGCATACATAGGGAATGCACAGGACCTTGACAAATGCTTCCTGTGCCTTTAATATGTGCATTTCTCTTtgtaatatacatatatgtctTTGTAGTAATTTTAGTGATTGAACCTGAATGCACTAATGTGCTCTACACTTGCGTCACATGATGAAAGAACCAAGAAAAACTGCATGCTTTTTCAGTTTTGGCCAATCCTCTCAATTTTACCTGCATCCTTTGACTTTTGTAACATTCATACAACTCAACTAAGCTTTATTCCCATTAATCAGGATCAGTTATATGGATCCACTTTTCcactataaattattttggcCTACATCTTTGGGAAGATGTAGAATCACTACTCACTAGCCCAAGAAAATAGCCCaagcaaaataaaaggaaaagaaaaataaaatgaaatcagTATGACAAAGGGAAAACGGAGAGTATGAAGATGTGGCTTATTGGATTCATTTCAGCAAAAAGTGATTGATTGGAGAAGAAAATCTGGAATCccttgatatttttctttttcttagcACCTGTTTTGTTTACTCTAGGATTTTTATGATGTTTTGGCCTTTTTTGACtacaataaatatttgtaaaataCTTTGTTTACATTAATGGCTAAGACATTTCTATCAACATGTATTGGTGAATTCTATTTTCTTGCAGAGCCTACGAGTCATTATGAATGACGGTCTTTCTTCCATACCTACAGAATGTCTCCATGTGTAAGATTCAAAATTTAGCAGTTCgtgatttttttgttttggttgtattaaaatgtattttcatattctagagaaaaaaaatggatcctgaaaatattttatagaaattgcatgttattttttgggaaaagataaaagaactTGCATTATAGTTTGCATATTTTAACATTAActacatgtttttttttttttttgtgtcaAACTAGTGTATGTGCTTATGTCTGTTAGCAAAGACAGTATTTCAATATAATGCCATGAGATTCTGTTAATGTGGCTTCACTTATCTGATGTGGCACATATGctgtattttgaaaaaattctGCTTGTAATTTGcttattatcaattttaagtTTGTGTTTTTTAATCATGATAAATCAATTTACGtgcttttgtttgtttgtaaAAGACAGTATTTCACTATAATCAATAATCCTCTTCCACAAGCGCCACATCAGATGATAACTTAAGCTACATCAGCAGAAACTCAGTGTTACAGTGAAATGCTGTCTTTTGCTAATGGGCAAAAGCACGTACACTGATTCGTCACAAAAAGGAAAACACATTCTTAAAGTGGAACATATGCTAAACCACATACATGTTTTTTTGAACTTTATGGTTTGGAAAGTTCTTCTTGTGTTATTCTTCCTTTGATACTCGGTCACAAATTGGTTCACATTGTGACTGTTCTTCTCTTTGCCAatggaataaaataataggagCAACTCTTGAAAAAGACACGTTCTGCAATATCACCGTGTTGGTAAAAATCTGGCCTTAATTATTAGATGATTTAGGAAACATCATGGAAGATAACTTAAATTGTTCAACatttctttgttaaaattttggCTACTGTCATAATTTCTTATGGTTCAATGGTTAATAGATGAATTGTGGGGATCAGGCTTCAACTGTTATTTAATGGCCGAGTTTCTGTTGGCCCTCGTGCAAATTTAAGATTGCTAGTTACTTCCCATTAAGACAATGGCATTAAACTTGCCACTTTCTAGCACctgttaaatttatatgagtGACATTGTTGACATTGCAGATGTGTGGATGTCACTGGAGCCTACAGTGCTCAGAAGACCGAGTTAAATATCAGTTTGACAGCAATAGGCCTCTTATGGACCACAACTGATTTTATTGCCAAGGGGATCCTGCATGGACCTccagaagaaaaggaaacaagTTAAGTTGCCTTTGGAACCTACTAAATCTTGGGGTCCTGTTAATTTATCAGCTGTCCTTGAAGCagaattttatggatattatCTTTTTGTGCTACATAAATACAGGTGGTCTTGATGCACCTCCCAATGTGAAGCAAATGGTTGGTGAATCAAAGGAAGAGCAGACTTTAGAACTGCCTGATAAAGTAAACGACCAAGGTCCCTCATTAAATATTGTTGATTGTGACAAGTTGCTTTTTTCTGTCTTCTCCTTACTTCAAAGGCTTGGAGCCGATGAGAGGCCAGAGGTATGCTGACACATTTTCAATATGGACTTCCCTTGCAAAATTTTCATGCAGCCTACTACATACACTTGCTAAACGTTGTTGTAATTTACCTTATAATCAAGATTTAGCTAGATATTCAGTTATGGGACttgaaacttttattttttggtcaAACAAACCAAAAGGGAATGTCATTAACTCAAAAACATTGCAGTGAAACAGAGCATGGAAAAGAACATAACCCGAACTAACAACTATATGGTCTTAAGATTGTTAACTTCCTGCCCATCAATACAATGAGCAAAGCGAAGAATAACCAGATTCttgatttgataaaaaatctCATTAGCAGAACCGACTTTTCCTTGAAAAAACTGCCAGATACCGGGCTCTCCAAATACAATAAACAGAAGCACAGACAGCCACCCCTCTAATTTTGCTTTGAAGATTCTTACCAGATGCCTTCTTGCAAAACCATGAGACGTCTCTTTTACGTGAGTAAGGTCTTCTCTTTATATTGCAGGCTGATGGAACTTTTTCCCAGACTAAATTGGACAGAGGACATTCAAGAAAAAGATGCTGCACCTCTTTAACATGTTAATTACATAGGCAACATCTGTTATGATTGCAGATATTCCAAGCTATCATTACaagatattatttaaatgttaaaatttgtgaatattacatttttaatttattgtacATGCCCCTCTAGTTGAGATGGTTCTGCATAGTTGCAGGATTAATAGAAATGTTCTTTTACATTAGGCTCATATTTTAAGAATGTACCTTACTGTATTTTGTCTCCTTACGTGAGAAAATGTCTTATAAGCGGGAGTAACTTCTCTGTGTTTGCCTGCATGTGCAGAAAATATCTATGTTTGTAATCTTTCATGGATTTATTTAGGCTGTCCTTTTAGAAATGAAGCCTTGTGGGTGGAGTCGTACCTCTACATGTGCATGTGCATGTGCATGTGCATAGGCATCCATTTACTTATCCTGTTGCACGCAAGATCTAGAGGATACCAAGTAATGTAGCCATATGCATGGAACTAAAATGTTCTCAGTTTCAGCCATTTGTATttaattcctttcttttatggagCTTTATACAGGAggttataaagaattaattatttactgTTATAGCTATTGGATTTGAAGTTTCTCGCTACAGTGACTGaacttaatttatatttcagGTTAGAAATGCTGCTGTTAGGACACTCTTTCAAACTCTTGGAAGTCATGGACAAAACTTTCAAAAAGCATGTGGGAGGACTGTCTTTGGAAATATGTATTTCCTGCTCTGGATCGAGCTTCTCACATGGTATGATGGTAACCAGAAGTGGTAAATTGTTTAGGAGGAATAAAGAGTGTTAGTAAAAGTTCTATTAATAGCTTTTTGTTGCCTGTTTTGATGGGAGTTGTATCTTTCTATAGGCTGCAACGTCATCAAAAGATGAATCACAGGGGAAAGAACTAGGAACTCGAGGAGGAAAAGCAGTTCACATGCTGATTCATCATAGGTATAACTGTATAACATTCTTTAATTGTGCACCATCTGAGTttagattttttcttttgccatTTGATTGAGaacattaatctaattaatctTCTATCATGAACTTGCAGTCGTAACACAGTTCAGAAACAGTGGGATGAAACGCTTGTGCTGGTCCTTGGTGGGGTAGCACGTCTGTTAcgttctttctttccttttctcagTAGCTTAAGCAATTTCTGGTCAGGTACTTCTGTATTGTCTATTCATGTGTTTTGATATTGTCAAATTTGGCTATATATTAGGAAATCCATAAGAATTTTACATGATGTTCTATTTTTGCGCAGGATGGGAATCATTGCTTCTTTTGGTAAATAATAGTATTCTAAATGGTAGTAAAGAAGTTACTATTGCTGCAATAAACTGTCTGCAGACAACGGTTCTTTCCCACTGTCACAAGGTAGTAATCAAATAGTTACAAATACAGCTGTTGCTTCCTGTTCAAGTAAAATAGTTAGGGTCACATGAAATCTTCTTAAACTGCATGTTACTGTAACTCTGTAAAATAGTAGTGATTGATTGCTAAAAGTTTCAGCCCATGTAAGAGAGTAGCATCAACTGTACGTATTGTTCTTCAACTGAAATGATTTCATGCTTCAGGGTAATTTGCCAATGCCGTACCTTAACTCCGTACTTGATGTATACGAGCATGTTCTTCATACATCACCAAACTACAGTAATAATGCAATTAGCAAGGTGAAGCAGGAGATTTTACATGGTCTTGGTAATGCCTTACTTCAACCTGATTAACTTTTACCTGATCCTGGATCACATTGAGCATAGATAATGCATAAGCATATTTGTTTCGTGATAGTAATCCATATCCTCCCCTGTAAACTAATGTAATGTCTGACAGTAACATCACCATTTCTGCTTTGTTGAATATGATATCAATTATTGCTGTCACTATTACAGCAGTTGTGCCCTGAGTTTGGAACTGTGCTTTTGggttgcttttttttttttatctcttcgAATTCTTGGTAGGTGAGCTGTACGTGCAGGCACAAAAGATGTTTGATGATAAGATGTTCTCTCAATTGATTGCAATAATAGATTTGGTAGTTAAGCAAGCCATTTCCACTATTGATCACTTTGAAAGTGAATTtgtaagtattttttttttttttatctctaaCATACTCATGATATACTTCTCTCCGAATGGAACCGTGTTTGATGAAATTGGTGTTGCTTTCTTCCCAGGGACATGTTCCACCTGTGCTGCGAACTGTACTGGAAATCTTACCACTATTACGTCCGACAGAGCGTATCTCTTCAATGTGGCTAGTACTTCATAGGGAGCTTTTGCAATATCTTCCAAGATCAGATTCTTTAAGAAATGAGGATGATGAGGTTAAGCAAGCCGGCATAAGTGGCAATATCCCAGGTATGGAAGTGGTTTGGTAGCTATCCACCAGAATTTGTATCAAACTAAAATGATTAAGATTCACGTATTATAGGCAATAATATGAAGAGAAGGGATGGAGTACCCAATGGTACAGGTTCCATGATCTCAAAAGAAGCTGAAGCTCCACGTCAGCATTCTGGATCAACCACAACTGCAGTGGGTGGAATCCCAAGTTATGTGTTTGCAGAAAAGATTGTTTCAGTGCTGATAGATCTTTTCCTACAGGCTCCAGTAGCTGAAAAGTATATCATATATCCTGAAATTATTCAGAGCCTTGGAAGGTAGTGGTTATTCTCTAATCTCTATATTAGTTTTTGCTGCCTTTTGCTTTGTTGTCATGAGTACATGATTTATGATCTGTTATGAGAAGATGTGGATATAAACTATAGAtgtgtttgtttatttttttgtgattCTGCATTAAACTGGGCATCATGACCATTGTGCGGAAATTTTATAGATTCTGTGTATTGTAGATGAAGTCGCAAGAAATTTTTTGTCATCTCATATACTAGTAAGTGATCATGTGAATGGTTTGTTTGGTTGGGTTAGTATACTTGAAATTACAGAGCCATGACAGATGGATCCCAGGAAAAATGCAGGGAACTGTCACCCTTGTGCTGTAATTGCTAGTCAGATGAAACTTTTTGCCCATTTAGATGACAAAATTGATCTTATTTGTAGGTGTATGACAACAAGAAGAGACAATCCAGATGGGTCACTTTGGCGATTGGCTGTTGAAGGCTTCAATCGTGTTCTTGTTGATGATTTTTGCAAACTTAATATGAACTATGGATCAGATTTGAGAATCAATAGACCTGCACGAATGCGTATCTGGAAAGAAGTAGCAGATGTTTACGAAATATTTCTTGTGGGTTGTTGCGGACGTGCCATCCCTTCCAACTCTCTCTCAGCCGATGCACTTAGAGCAGATGAGGCATTGGAGATGACCTTTCTACATATTCTGGGTGATGAGATTCTTAACTCACCAATTGATGCACCAATTGACGTAATTTTCTTATCTGTGCAGCTGTAAAATTAGCTATCTAACAAAAGGGCCTTATGACTAGGCACATATATCATGTGCTTCAGGAGGTCCTTAGAAAATGTCTGGTAGGTCTATCAATAGTAGTGGTAGGTGTCTTGTAAACTAATTTTGTGCACTAGCTACTTTTAGCAACTTTGTCATCCGGTTTGAGTCTTGAAGCTATTACATCTTATACCTAGATCAACCTTCACTGTGCTTCTGATGTTTTCATATGGTGATCCACACCATATGAATAGCAATAATCATCATTAGCAGAATCCTGAGTTGTTCTAGTTGGATTGTCCATTAATCATTTAAATTACCAACATTTTCCTTAAGGTTATTGCAAAATATTCTCAGGGTCTGACGCTCTGATGGAAGATTATTCCTTGCTTTTgcttattctttatttttgttatctGATAGATTCTGGAGCGACTAGTATCGACTATGGACCGTTGTGCATCACGCACATGCTCTTTGCCTGTTGAGACTGTCGAACTATTGCCGTTTCATTGTAGCAGGTTCTCCCTAGCTTGCTTGCAgaagctttttcttttgagtaGGTAAGACTTTTAGATCCATTTTGTTGATCTAGGTACTATATGGAAAACAGATAGTgtcatataatttatttttactcaagtgtcataatttatttttacttcttTCTTGAGCATGCGCTTATGGAACTCAATGTCCAAGCTGTTGCTTTAGTTAGAAGTATTGATGGATAAGCTCATTCTTAATATGATACTGATGTTGCCATTTTAACTGAATGAAAATTGTGAGCATCAGTAGTCCTGTCAACTAGTACAATTCATTGTGCTGCATTAGTACCGTTTGTTGATTTTCAGAATGCATCCCATGCAATTCTTATTACCATGtttacaaaattatattatcataGAAAAGCTTTAGCTGCTGTacctttcttttcaaatattgtTTGATTAACCAGTAGAGTGATTCCAGGTATGACAATGAAGCAAGTAATTGGAACTTGACAAGATCTGAAGTCAGCAAAGTCTCAATCATGGTTCTTATTACTAGATGTGAATGCATCTTCAACAGATTTCTGATGGACGAAAAGGACCTAGGTATTTAGCTTCAACTTACCAAACAATTGGTGAAAATGTTTATCCTAACTTCTTGGTTTTGCCTGTTTAACTTTCTAACTGTTCTAGCAGGTGAACGCCGGTTACCAGCTGCAAGGCTTGAAGAAATGTTTCATGTCCTTCAAGAACTGGCCCATCTAAGTATACATCCTGAAACATCATCTACTCTCCCTTTGCCTCTTCATTTGAGAAGTATTCTAGCAAATGAGGATCACAGCAAACATCCACATCTATTTGTTCTCTTTCCTTCCCTCTGTGATCTTGTAATAACGAGGTAAGAATAAGTTTTTGAAGCAAAATTCTGTCACTAGACTAAACATGGAGTATAAGTAACACTAATGGATGAGAGCTTAGTTAACTTCCAAAAACTTTCTTGTTGCATGTCGAGTGGAGTGATGTATTGAAATCTGGTTGAGACAACAAATTAAACTCTGGGGTTGTCGTACCTTTAAATTCAACAGAGTGGTGTAGGTTTTGAAAAAGAGGCAGTATAGAACGGTTTAGAAGCCAGAGACATGAGAATAGACTAGGAATGAATAATACATGTAGGGTAGAAGCAACAGTTCATAAACGTGAGACCATATTGTGAACTACTAGAATTGGTTAGCTCAACTAATGTAGGCCATGGCTATGAATTTCTTTAAGTTATAAGATTCATTTTTTGAATGAGTCATTTTCTTCAGAATTATAGCGTTATTTAACGTCACAATGATCAGTACCACCACTCTAGCTATATGAAGCATATTgcaataaaatgaatatgcATACCTTAACACAGAGTATGCTTGCATGGATGCACAACCCCACACACCCAGCTAACTCATGCaatttacaaaaaatgagATTATATTATGCAATCCTTATTGGGCAGGGAAGCAAGAGTCAGAGAGCTGGTGCAAACGCTACTAAGACTCATCACCGGAGAATTGGCGCTTGAAAAGGTTGGGGTTTCCAGTTGATACATGGAAGGATGAATTTCAAAACGGGTAATTATGAAATTGAGTTATCGTGGAATATACTTGTTCATAGAATGGCGCAGGTgaggaattttctttttcttatcctCCATTATTTAGTGTTGTATTATGTAGGGTTTCGTGGTATTTAGaggatttattttttgagtGAACATTTCATGTATGAGGTTGATGGTCAGTTATAGTTTCTCTTGTAACCCCAGTGGTGTTGAAATAATGTACAATTTTGTTCTTCAGTAATATAAATGGTTTTTCATCGACTTTGGATTCATTAGACCTGTTTGTGCAAAGCACAGGCAAGACTTTGCACAGGCAAAATTTGAGCTTCACACTTATTGGCTGCGGCAAATAAATTGCCAAGCATCCTCGCACCCACTCATATGCCCGGTCCCTACCCATCACTGAGTTGAGTGAGGTTAGATCCAATTTATGCAGTTGCACATGTGGAACCTTCTGCAGTATCTGTTAACAGGTTCAGTGATGCGGAGCCTCCTTTCAAGATAAAgctgaaaataaattagttgAGCAACCTGTAGCTGTTATTGCAAGTTGTGGAGCTCATGTTTAATTCTGGAGATGAGATGCTACCAATCGGTCCCTTCTACAATTTTTACCTCAAATGCCAAAACAATCTGCAGAATGAATTTTGTTCAAATTAAATGGAGATTTACTCGCCTGTGTTTTTCTTCTGAATGCGTCTTCaggagtttttcttttcttttctttttcttgcattttaaATACCAGTAGACATTGTTCATCATTGCCAAATCGATCTTTACTAATATGCAATTTAATTAGAACAAAGTAGTCATATTAAACCCCAAAAAAACttgcaaagaaagaagaaaatgtaCAATCAATatgtatgtatttatttttttaagatctCTGCTGTATGTAACAATACCGAGTCCATTGTTATTGTAATGTCATTGCAACATTACAGGTACTGGCAAAAGGTTGGACTCGTAGCAGACTAAagctaaaaggaaaaaaaaaaaaaaaaagccctAATTAAGATGCTGTGATCATTTGAAATTATTCTGCTGATTGAGCCTGGCAGCAGCAGCTATGGAAGCTGCTACACCTGCGGGATGTGTAGTAAGGTATGGATCATTCCTCATTTCTGCACCTGTCACCCCTTCCGCATCTTTCCTTGTTGCTGGCCTATCCGCCGGCAACTTCGAAGTTGCATCCTGCATCAGTAACATATAAAACAAATCATTCTGCGTGTTCCTGAGAATGCTATGATAGCAGCATTtgcttaattattattatgtatgTAATTAATTACCGCGAGTATGTCAGCCAGTTTTGTCTTGTCCTCGTCTCTTGTAGCTCTCGCGTTGAGGGTTGCTGCCGATTGGGCTGCAGCGGCTACACCACCAGGGCTAATGGTGGTGCGACCAGTGGCTCTCACTTCTGCCGCTTGAATTGCAGCCGCATCACTCCATTCAACAGCCTTTTGTCCTGCTGTTAATGCAGTGGCTTCCAGTGCTTCTCCTATTGTTATTCCACCACTAACGTTGCCACTTCCACCTTGTTGATATGCTCCTGATGATCCCAGAGAATTTGTTGGCGCCACTCTTTGGCTATTTTGCCCAACTATCTGTTGCACAAAACAAATTTAAAGCATATCCGTGTCACTTGCCAAGAAATCAAATCATCAAACTTccttatttccttttcttttttccaataTATTAAGAGTTCAAAGGGTTCTATAACCTTTTAACCTTTCCTTACgtataaaaaagaagagaagggaaagaaaaaaaaattaacctGCCCAGCAATTGATTCAGTGATCATACGCCTTCCATGCATATCAGTTTCTTTGACTCTGACACCCACTTCCTCAGCAGCATCATTCATATTCTTAGCAGCAGCAGATTGCACAGCCGATGCTTGGATCATTGCTGCTTCTCTCGGCGGCGCCACCGCTTTGTTGGCTGTATCTGCTTGGATAGAAAACAAATCATCATACTTGATAGGTTCTTCTTGAGGCCTTTCTTGCTGGTGTTGGCTCATATTGGTTGTTAATTTCTTGATCTCAATTTTGCGCTTTGGATAGGGCTAAGTTCTCTTCTCCTCTCTCTATCTATGTTTTCTTTAGGACGGTGATGAGATTAGATAAGGAGGCTTTATACGTGCATGAGAACATGCAAGACCATGACACGTTCGATTAAGCAATGAAACGTGGAGAGACATTcatgaataaataaacacTTGGCAGCTGAATTGCAGTCCCATGCGATTTTTAGATAAAAGTTGATGGAGATGATAGGATCATGACTTGGTCTTTATTGGGTAGCAGCATTTGCCTTTTAATAATAGATGTCTAATTTTTTGGTGCCTATCTTCTTGGATGATGGTACAGAAAAGAGACTGTCACATTACATGATCCTTAATGGTGAATCTATCTTTCTTTGATGGACTgccttaaataaaat
Coding sequences within:
- the LOC125368676 gene encoding late embryogenesis abundant protein 47-like; the protein is MSQHQQERPQEEPIKYDDLFSIQADTANKAVAPPREAAMIQASAVQSAAAKNMNDAAEEVGVRVKETDMHGRRMITESIAGQIVGQNSQRVAPTNSLGSSGAYQQGGSGNVSGGITIGEALEATALTAGQKAVEWSDAAAIQAAEVRATGRTTISPGGVAAAAQSAATLNARATRDEDKTKLADILADATSKLPADRPATRKDAEGVTGAEMRNDPYLTTHPAGVAASIAAAARLNQQNNFK